A genomic window from Silene latifolia isolate original U9 population chromosome Y, ASM4854445v1, whole genome shotgun sequence includes:
- the LOC141631202 gene encoding uncharacterized protein LOC141631202 translates to MEYLTRLLAYTTEDPDFRFHPLCKSLKLTHLMFADDLLLFCKGEVKSMMIILRTFSTFSKTSGLNMSKGKSNAYFNGVKDTLRNEILQVSGLVEGSLPFRYLGVPIKTTRLNAKDCMPLIDKLMAKIRGLGTRKRSYAGRLVLIKVVLKTLHNYWASMFILPSGVIARIERICRNFLWDEGVDQMRNPPVSWDKVCKPTKEGGLGLKDDNIWNKAAIGKLVWWITSKSDHLWVKWVSTIYIKDENWQNYLPPADSSWYWRKVCQVRDLLKDAYQQNEWSIQHGRGYTIAKGYEWLRNKGIPVQWDKFIWHKWTVPKHAFLVWMYQHGSLNTNAKLKRLGVVEDDTCLICGNAVENLDHHFLNCEYSKRVLQQIEIWLCYPLPVQNLMDWRGGLPGLRLKKGVMNAILNAALYHIWSQRNLSKFESKLLRTEKLAHTILMELRMRIKGVARNAIDDCDRRWLGGIQIAI, encoded by the coding sequence ATGGAGTACTTGACTAGGCTCCTAGCATATACTACTGAGGATCCAGATTTCAGGTTTCACCCTTTGTGCAAGTCTTTAAAGCTCACTCatttgatgtttgcagatgatctctTGCTTTTTTGCAAAGGTGAGGTTAAGTCAATGATGATAATTCTCAGAACCTTCTCTACTTTCTCTAAAACATCAGGGTTAAATATGAGCAAAGGGAAGTCGAATGCCTATTTCAATGGAGTCAAAGATACTTTGAGAAATGAGATTTTACAGGTCTCAGGTCTGGTGGAAGGCAGTTTGCCATTTAGATATCTGGGGGTACCCATCAAAACCACCAGACTAAATGCAAAGGACTGTATGCCACTCATAGATAAGCTCATGGCCAAGATTAGAGGTTTGGGGACAAGGAAACGTTCATATGCAGGAAGGTTAGTCCTTATTAAAGTGGTGCTCAAAACGTTACATAACTACTGGGCTTCTATGTTCATACTACCTAGTGGTGTCATTGCCAGAATAGAGAGGATCTGTAGGAATTTCCTATGGGATGAAGGAGTGGACCAAATGAGAAATCCACCGGTCTCTTGGGATAAGGTCTGCAAACCTACCAAGGAGGGGGGACTAGGCCTGAAAGACGACAATATATGGAACAAGGCAGCAATTGGTAAACTTGTATGGTGGATAACATCTAAATCTGACCATCTTTGGGTCAAATGGGTGTCAACAATCTACATAAAAGACGAGAATTGGCAAAACTACCTTCCACCAGCAGACTCTAGCTGGTACTGGAGAAAGGTTTGCCAAGTCAGAGATCTCTTGAAAGATGCTTACCAGCAAAATGAGTGGTCAATCCAACATGGTCGTGGTTATACCATAGCCAAGGGTTATGAGTGGCTGAGAAACAAAGGAATACCAGTACAATGGGACAAATTCATTTGGCATAAATGGACGGTACCTAAGCATGCTTTTCTAGTGTGGATGTATCAGCACGGAAGCCTCAATACAAATGCTAAACTTAAAAGATTGGGGGTTGTGGAGGATGATACCTGTCTCATCTGTGGAAATGCAGTAGAGAACTTGGATCATCATTTCCTTAATTGTGAGTATAGCAAAAGGGTCCTCCAACAAATTGAGATCTGGTTATGTTATCCTCTTCCGGTTCAGAATCTTATGGATTGGAGAGGAGGGTTGCCAGGCTTGAGGTTAAAGAAAGGGGTGATGAATGCAATCCTGAATGCTGCATTATATCACATATGGAGTCAGAGAAACCTCAGTAAATTTGAATCTAAGCTGCTAAGAACGGAGAAACTGGCACATACCATTTTGATGGAACTGCGGATGCGAATAAAGGGTGTTGCTAGGAATGCCATTGATGATTGTGATCGAAGATGGTTAGGCGGAATACAGATTGCGATTTAG